The following DNA comes from Vespula pensylvanica isolate Volc-1 chromosome 5, ASM1446617v1, whole genome shotgun sequence.
ACTGGACGAACCGGTCGACGACGATGGGAGGATACGCATTCTGGAGAATGGCTCTTTGTACATTAGCAAACTACTCAGGCAAGACGTTGGGCTTTACAGATGCTTCGCTGTTAATCCTATAGCGAATACAACAGCCTACATTATGTTGGAAATGGATCCTATAACACTTCATAACATCCAAATCTTCAGTATAGTAGTGGGTGGAGTCAGCGCAACGGCCTTCCTCCTGTTGACCCTATTTTTGCAGTTGATTCGATACTTTTTCCTGAGGTGATTATTGgtgttgatttctttttcatttacgtCATAAACCGGTTTTCTGATCATAATATGAAACCaacaaaatgtaatatttatatcgttgtcTGCTATCGACGGAAACATTCAATTATTCTTCGGCGAAATAATACCACCGCGTGTGTAAAGTAGTTCGGTTAGAAGGTCACGAGCGATCGATAAGCATTACTTAAAGAATTACTTCTCCGGTTAATTCTTCtctcgataaaaattcttctaaTCTTACCACGATATTTTCCAGGTGCGGTTGTATAAAATGGTGTCTTTGCTGCAGGCGCGTGGGTGCGACACCAAGAGCAAAACAAATTTATCAGATGTTGGATAACATAGAGCAGTATAAGAGTCAACAATTGGAGCGATTGCGTGAAAATTATACTCAACAAGTGCACAGGATCAAGGACAACTGTGTTCAGCAAGTGGAATGGATTCGGGACAGTTACGAGGGTCAGATGAGACACATACGCGACATCAGGGACTATGGTACCAGTCATCTCACCGCGCTAAGAGACCAGTATTACGATCAGGTAATGATACGACGACGAactatcataaaaaaaaaaacttgaatAATTCATCAATATCTTAGATAAACCTATCAATTCGAATCGTATATGATCgctattttttttacgaagtaAATAACGACAGATTGCAATGACTTGTATCATACATCCATTAAGTATCCTCCTACTTTTGCGACAAGAGAAATAAACGTTTCAaagaatttcctttttcttgctAACAGGTGAAGAGAGTGCGAGATTACTCAACAAGTCAGCTTAATTGGGTCCGAGAAAATTACGTCTTCCAACGGAATAAAATTCGCAAGTTCAGTGCTCATCAGGTATTGCGGCTAAGGGAGAGCTACAAATATCAACAGCAAACGTTAAACAAAGTGTTGGAAAATCTACCGAATCTTTATTTCGACAATTGTCGAAGTGGTTCCTGTGGAAAGAGCGATTCCGTTGTTTTTGAGAATAGTAAAGAAGATGGTTACGGAGGACCAGATACGTACTTCAAAGCAAAGATCAACGATATGACGGCGGGTACTAGTTTGGAAGATATGAACAGCGAATATTATACACCCACGGAATTATCCTCTCTCAGTCCACacggtataaatatattggaaggtattcatataaattatatcgaaaacaACGGACCAAGGGCACCGCTGCAAATCATACTTCCCCCGCCTTCCCCGGTCATATTGCATTGCATCGAGGAATACGGAAGTTCTACGTCCGTTTGCAATGAGTTCGATCAGAGTAAACCGGTTTACAGAGGTTCAAGCGCTGAGATACTGGCCGGAGAATCGCAAAACGTACCGGAGGTTCTTGGACTACTCGCTCCATGCACCAGTTTACCAGAACTTCCACGCGAGACTAAACTCTAGCCTATCAAAATCGAGCGGTGTGCAAGCAGCAAAACCACTACAAGGAAGCAACGCGACTTTTCATTCAACGATGGAATTGACGCGAGGGTGTATTTTGCTTGGTGAACAttagatatatgaaataataaataataataataataataaataataataataaataataataataataataaataataataataataaataataataataataataataataatgatgataataataatagtgagaaaaaagattaaatggAAGCTGTGCTTTCGTAATGGCCATTGTTCAAAGTTGTTCCGTGGCGCTAAATCGCGTTACCCTCATCAAGAATTCGAATGGCGGAAGTTGCTCCCCGactttgagagagaaaaagagagacatcCGACAACATTCGAGGTGAACGAACTTCAGTGCCAAGGAACCAAACaatttctctgttctttttgtttcttccgtGCGTTCGATGAACGTCGAATTCGTGTAATATGTGCGCGATACTTTTATGGGGACGTTCaagggaaaatgaaagaaaagaagagaaaaaaaaaaaaaaatgcggaCGATTTTCAAGAAACAAAATCTAGTATCTTGGAAACTGTCCGCTCACggtgtactttttcttttgatcgtTATATATCGTTgtcggaaaaaaaagagggggaaaaaaggggggaaaaacaaaacgaaaaacacAGAacattcgagagagaaaattattagacGAATGTATGTGTTCTTTCGAATCGAGAATCctttcgaaaaggaaaaagaaaaagaaaaaaaaaaaaaaaaagaaaaagaaaatacaaatgtgAATTTAATTAGATTTCTGAATGGAAGTGCGCGTAAGATACGATAtagattaagaagaagaaccCGGTGGAAGGATCCTTCGAATtcctcgaaaaagaaagaaagaaaacagaacaaaattacgaaaaaattcGGAAGATCGTTCTCTCGATCCTGTCCACCCACTTTTAAACGCGCCTCATTTTATCGAGTATATGCGTTTGCAAACACAACGCGTTTTGCGAAAGACTGAATCGCGACTGGCCAACATACCCTGTGGTCATATTCGTCGATTGGCGAGTTCGACTCGCCGTTTGATAGTTCCGCTATAATTGCTTTTCCCCCTAATCTccaatttcgttttatctagATCGACGGGAAAATAAGCGTTCagaaatctttctcttctttctgtttctctcttttgaacACGCTACacgtacacatgtatatggatagattctctctctctctctctctctctctctctctctctctctctctctctctctctttctctctcattcactcactcttcctctctctacaTTTTTCAACACTCTGGACGCCTGTTTGATCATTGTATTCttgattcttttaaattacTATTACAAATTGTCTCTAAgggatggaaaaaaagaaaaaaaaaaaaaaaaaaaaaaaaataataaatatacatacacgcatacagtTATTAAAGTTTATccagagaaaggaaaatcatAAAATGTGTTACATTATGCATGTACTTAATTCATGATCACGTCTCATCCACCACATTCAATTAGCACATCGACCATCGTTGTGTATATAACTCGATGGATTGAATGCACAaatcgtaattaaaaagaataaaatgattgTCGGCCTTGAACTATCGTATTTGCGAACACGTGAATGAAGAATAGTTtgtctcttccttttattacttttcttttctttctttctttttttttttttttcttttatttcgttaaaaacatAAGCTTTTTTCTAACaacgaattttttctaatctctttgcgattttaatatgaaaatgtttcaatgaaatttccaTTTGCTTCTAcccttctttacttttatcataattttcattcacCTACCACCGCTTCTACCCTTTTTCCTATAACGCgatcgtttattaaatataatagagaTACGATAAACGTTAGCTTCTCTAGTCTTCCTGTATTTAATTTGAACGAgtgatttgaaagaaaaagagcgatgGTCGTAGCGATCGAGgatgagaaataagaaaaagggtgagagaaagagaaaaaaaaatatatatatataaaataataatactataataaatataataataataataataataataataaaaataataataataataaaagaaatatattaaaagattctgtgatttaaagagaaaacaaagccGTTCTATGAGCAACGAACGGATTCTAAGCAGCTGTGATTAGTCGATATATAGAGTCGTGCCTTTTGcacgaataaataatacacatataccgATGATATCGCTTGTATGAGGGTATCGAACgaatatcttctcttttcgcttCGTCTTTTGTGAAGGATCGGCTTGAGAtcgagaagaacgagaaagaggaggaggaggaggaggaggaggaggaggaaaaggagaagaaccGCGAttattgtttcgtttcgtttttatcgGAGAAAAAACTTGACAAGATTATAGAATGAGGTGAAGTAATGTTAACTTCACGAATAGAGCTACTCTATCGAAAGTGCATAATAATATAcgtgctatatatatatataggagaaCAGggcgaggacgacgacgaagttTTTCGGTGACTCATTCAATAACGTTACGCGTATTTCtttgagagaagaagagagggtggaagagagagagagagagatttttctaATGCACGAGATCAGGCATAATCTCACATCAGgcttatctatctttatctttatctttatctctgtctcaatgtttctctctttctctctctctctttccgtttcaATAACctacagaaaaagaatgtaataaCTTTAACTCCTTCAGGGTCGAATCGTTTTGGAACGTTTCATGCACTTTTCCGCTTTGCAGTCATTAAAATCATACGCCAAATCgttacacctatatatatactttttcatttgatGTTTATTTcccattcctttttttttctttttattcttttttacgattttcttattaacttttatttacgTACCGTTAGAAATATCACAAACGTCTTTCCTTAAGGATCTAACGatttaataaagtataattttttaagaggggaaattaaaagaaaaagcaacaaaacaaaagaaacaaaaaaataattttttttcttttttttttttttttataaatcttgaaGACTTCTCGATATAACGAGGAAAGgatttaaaacgataaagagacgaagaaattaGTTCTTGATGACCTTTCGAAATTTGTCTACTCAAAAGGAAAACTTTGCTTgcttcttcccttctctctctctctctctctctttttcttttcgagtgTCGTAGATCTTCGGTTCTTTGGCAAGGGAAATTTCTTGCAAGAGGAAAGGACCGATTTGCTATGATTACGCGAATAGACGTCACGGacacaacgacaacgacaacgacaatgacgacaacgacaacgacaatgacaacgacaacgacgacgaagagcgATCCTAGCCgcgtattatttttagattgcCTCAGCGGCTggcaagaagaagagatagataaagctTTTATCGTCtttgagatagagagagaaagagacacatacacaaagagagagagagagagagagagagagagacagaaagaagagatCAATGGGAGGAGAAAgtcaaaagagagatataaacaATGGCGTACATAACTATACATAGAAAGATTTACCGTGGTAGAATAACTCGATGATGAGAATAGGAAACTaatgaaagagacagaaagagagagagagaaacagaaagagagaaagcgtaaGCCTAGTGAAAGCCTTGCATTTCAAgtacacacataaacacatacacaagcgcgcgcgcgcgcgcgcgacaACTCGTTCTATGGTTTACGCTCTTTAGactattacatatacatataaataaacttaGTCATGGCACTACACGTAGTCAATCTTCGTCGAtttgatcgttcgatattatcataaaaagaaagagagaaagatatatatatatatatatatatatatatatatatatatagatgtatatatatacgtacacaaagaaaaacgaaatcattctttctttttctctcgcataaaaatgttttatcgtGCCCGGCTTCAATTTCGAAGCACAATCAGAGAAAATATAGTACGATAAACGCATTtgacaaagaaatagaaaaggaaaattaaaaaaaaaaaaaaaaataataataataataataataaaaataaaaaaataaataaatgaataaaaaataaaccaaaaaataaataaaaaaaataaaataaaatagaataaaaacaaaaaagaggaagataagaAAACGAGCTACGTTCTTCGATCGTCAATAGTCGAAATCTAATCTTTTCGTTCTGttctcgattcttttttataaggtTCGatcagaaaaaataattcgattcgaaTCACATATATGCTCTAATGGAAACGACGAAAtgtagaaggaaggaaaagaagtacGATCGATGCGGTCTTCTATATTTTGTTCGGTTATGTAAATGGGCATACTCTTGCTgttaatagaaagataaaacgaaaaaaataaataaataaataaataaaagaaagaaagcaaaacaaaaaaaaaaaaaaaagaatgaggaaaaaagaacatttaaacgaacctattaaaaaatagtttGATAATAGATTCTAAAGAGAGATCGCCCTTATCTATCAAGGCCACAACTTGTACTTATGCTTCCTaacgtgtatattttttatacgattgcCATTTTATCCACAGAGCCTTAACGAAAGAGACACGTGCACCCGACTAAACACAAATAATTACTGGTAGTCTAAAATTGAATTAGTCACAGATGCGTACGATATgggaatatttatatgataagtATACGCGATGAATCTCCTTTCGCGCgattacttatatacatatatatatgtatgtacatatatacgattcATAACTTACAACAAACACAGACACAAATCTACTACACTAAAAGAGCTAAACGTACAAATTATGTGCGTATATTTGGAATGTTTTGTTGGCTTGATactcaaaaaagaagaactttaaaagatattactaaaataatatacaaaaatatgttTAGAACATggcgaatattttcttaatactgTGATCTTTTTTAAGCCGTAAGAAATGAACCGAACCCGTTAGTACTATCTAATCGATTGAGTTCCTAACTAAcgacattaatttttatttaccatttttattaaatatgagaCATCGCTCGACGTTCAGATTGTTTCGAATACTTGCGAGTTAATTATCTAATTAGCTCCTATTCTCtttaagtatatgtatatataaatatatacacaaaattatatatatatatatatatatattatattatatatatatgtcgtgtAAGAAAGTTCTTTGAAtgtatgtgtaaaaaaaaaatatataaataataataaaattcatcgtACTGGAgaacttaaaaatattattaaaaaaataaaacgtatccttttcttttttctgaagaacatttaaaatttttaggGAAATcctattattgtataaaaatattatttccaagatgccaaaaaatatcttctgataaaatttgtctttgaaacgatatattaaatgtacAACCTAAACATCATTTATAGTTTACGCGACGAATGATAAAACGAAGCGAGTACGGCTATTGAAAACTTTCgggtttttatttattctattatctcaaataaaatcacgagtaaatttatagaatacgaaatgaaacaaaaaattggaaaaatttcggcaatgaaatttctttatcttttttaacacacacaaaaaaaaaactattaattGTGTATTagcaaataaatatgtatgtatgtatatatatatatattttatcgacataaaaacattttttaagacaacatatttttcttttatatgataaattataacttttttccgaaaataaaaaaaaaatatttttttttcgagaattgttaatacgatttaaattatatatatatatatatatacacacacacacacacatagactatattattcgtaaaaataaaattacactatatgaataatgaaaatattgtttttaaacatttctcttccttctctttttatcaaagtTTCGTTACCTTTTTTACCCTATCCCCCTCCcccataaaaaagaaaaagaaaatcgaagctCGATACGCGGCAACGAGGATGATGTTTGTACGATtaagataaagtaaaaacaaGCAAGTACTGCACTAGAAAATGTGCACGCTAATTCAGTCtcgtttctaaaaatataatttatataatcgtttCAAGTTCGATGTACTGACCCAGTATATCTTcggaataaaattcttataaacTAGACcaataaatctatataacTTATCAATATGTTCGAACGTTCAACATTAAATACGTGTTACCCGCCCACGCGATACAGCGCACAGATGAAGAaattgattgaaaatattaccATTCGACCGtataattataacgataatgattgCTTATTCGTGGTAAAAAATTTAACGTTATCATCACCATAAGTTTATTGATATAGTTGATTTTAGTTATAtgcattaattatatctttaaaagatattaaacatattttctaattatgcatatatatatatatatatcattaatattcattaaaaatttcctttttaattttatatgtttatcgatgttatcaagaaaaaagaaaaagaaatgacgcACGAGGTACATACCTTTTCTTGCGTTCGATTCCACACTATCACACTGTGCCCACTGTTgatcaaattttttacgatGCCGCTGCCCATAATTCCCAAACCGAGGAAACcaaatttcaaattcgaaGGAAGGATATTCTTCTCTTTGAGTGTTTGAGATAATGTTTCAACATCTAGAGGTGGTGTTACCTGTTGCACAAAGTGTAACACacgattaaatttcaaatggGACGAGAGattcttcgttaaaaagagTATCTTAATAgaagtaaaagtaataaaaaattttagcaaaagaaaaaatgttatttttaattttaatttttgttaactttattgtttttattataaaattatatttaaaatattaaataactacTTCAAGTAtgtaagatttatttaataaaaataatttaaacaaatatttaattatactataattcattaattaactaTACTTCTAGTAcgtatatttaatcgatttccacgtatgtttatattctacattatgaaaaaagaaaattacttaaaactttaattatttatatgaaatgcGTAAAACAcacgaataaatattgtataaattgtTAACACACTAACGAAGTGTTAGCGTAAATACATGCATTATTTGCTTAATAGTAGCTTCAAAATTGCATCATCCTTCAGGTGAAGTACTATGTATTAGTAGTATGTACTTGCTACTGATGCAATCAATATAGCATAtatgttacatacatatacatatgcatctatgaaaatcatatttctttttcatttgtattaatttgGTATACTAATAGTATTTttgctaataaataaaatatgtttaaaatatatatctataattaaacatataatatgCTCTATTTTTTTATGCTGTACTTTCATAGATTTTTTGCAAGATTAAGTACTTAACTGTCTTTGATAAGTTGGATACATCATGGaatcccaaaaaaaaaaaaaaaaaaaaaaaaaaaaaaaaaaaaaaaaaaaaaaaaaaaaaaaaaaaaaaaaaaaaaaaaaaaaaaaccattcatttcttttaatcaatataaattgatgatgattttatcttaaaaattttatatgatatttctaTAAGTGTATAATCgtgtaaacatatatatatattattctatttaaacattaattaagtctaattaataaaaattgtttatctagaaattttcatatagataatgtttactaataaaatattaatttatttttaatacgtgattataaaaaatcttttataaatagcaaaataaatctattattttatgttgcaagtataaaataaatactactacattaatgtaataattttgtattatcttcaaaaacaatattaataaaaaattatttaatgaaattaatacaaaatataaaaaaacagacacatttatgaaaaattgttacccacaatattttttattatatttaattaaataaaagtattaatcaATAGtcgcatattatttattaactattattgCAAATATAGAATTgtgaataattaatcattaattatattatacttctcAATAACAATAAAGGGATATAGAATTTTaagtttcttataaatttcttgaaaaagtataaaggttttaaataattaatactgtTAATATTTACTAAATACGATCTCTTGAAAATTATTGCATCTGCGACTGATTGAAAAcaaaacttatttttattaaaaacaacatAATAACTTACTGGTCTGGTGATATTGGCTGGCCTGTTCAGAAGAGTTGAACCTGACTTCCTAGTAGGAGTAGAATGATTTAGTGCAGGACTAATGCTACCGACTCTGTTACTATTGCTTGTACTGGATTCTCTGCGCTGTTTTTTGGCTGGACGACGAGTGTCACTGGCACCACTATCCAATCGCTTAGCTTTTGGTGTTTCCTATTTTAACAGTGCattcgaaattttaattacaaaaccTTCATTTAACAAATCAAAAATTCCTCTATTATTCAAAAGTGTGACATGAAAGTTAAAACCAAAAGAGATAACCGAATacataatataagaaatagaaaattaatacaagATCTCACCTTGCGTGGTTTCGGTATTTTtgttactattttcttttctgcagATAATGTGTCTTCTTTCAGTCTATCAAATAGCGAATCTGGATCTAACCCATCTTCGAAAACCTAaagcatataaatatttttatataaaatattttatttattcatacagattaatatttatcaaaaaagtCAAATTTCTTAATATACAATAACAAAATTAGTATTTGAATTGTGAAGACAGCATACGATGAACAAAATATACTTCTACTATATCAAATCATAAATACATGAAAATTATCattagaagaacaaaaaaccttaaataataaatttacctCTCCTTTGGCAATAAATTCTTCTATAGCTTCCACTGCATCTTTAAAAGCGATAGACTTGCTTGATTTTACCAAAGTATCTTTATATTGTTGGTATGGTTTGATATTGGATTCTTCTATCCATGCACTAGAAGAAACATATCTTTGAACGTAAAGACTGATATAACTAATGGAAATACTATtaacaaagaacaaaaaaaaaaaaaaaaaaaagaggaaacaaaagaaaacaacaaatttAAACATAAACTTACTAATTATTAGttccaaagaagaaaatacattgTACTGGTCCTTTCTTAGTATTTCCAGGTTTCTTCAAATCCTTCGAAGGAATGGATACCTTCGGATATCACGTTTACATTagtataaaacgatatatatccTAACAATTGCATTTATGAATCAGCAACCACATCATAGGATAAAAGTTATCATTCTGCtccatttaatttattgtacacataaatattttataaatttttagatatatagtTCATTGATGGACACAGACTTTCTTTATGGAAgcatttttctacattttgtgattaaaagaaatagcTTATcattatatgaaagaaaacctaacattttattactatataaataataattataaaataagattgttataattattattcgaaaatcaTATTACAATCGTCGAACATTAAACGAATATTGAACAAATTTgacatacatgtataaatgaattaaGGCACCTTCATAGTTCCCGCGTAAATATACATAGTTGACTAGATGTATGAGAATTATtgcgaattaaaaaaaaaacatgtagGAAATGTTTCGAAGTTAGAAAAGTATTACTCAATCGCGTGCTAAAGTAGAATACGAAGGATATGTCGTATTCCTATCGCAAACATAGTAAAGGTTCACGATAAAGACGAACTGTCcgcgaaagaaggaaaggaggggGAACTTAAGGAGAAGCGAATTTAGGTTATATTTTTGTAGCTAGCGCGCCAATTTGAATTCGAAGGTCGGGTGTGGCGGGAGATACGTAAGACGAAGGAATAAAACGATAACGTTCACAgctatataaaatgtatcgaaaatttatccattttcaatgaaaaaaatcgacTATATGAACAGAAGAGTTATGAGTCGTACAAAATCCCGCCCAATAACGATGGCGCGTTCGACTTCGTGGCGCGCGCGACTCGATACGATGAGTAGCATTAAGTCAGAGAACCGTTACCGAGGAACCGATTCCAAAGACTTACCCGGCCAGGCCACGGTGAAAATCCCTTCATCTTCGCCctgaaatttacaaaaattaacaatCAATCATCACTCTTGAAAATAGTTTCACAGATTCTTGATATAGAGATCAAACAATTTATCACTCAATTAATACACACCATACCAAATCACCTAGTTTGTACATTTCAGACATAATCAACGTATAATCACTAACTCTTCGCTCACGAACCGCAAGCGACTGACTGATGAGCAGAGCGTCGTTTGTGCACGACGACGTAATCCAAATCATCCCCTCCTCCATGGTCTAGTCAAATGCGTaaccgtttcttttcttcgtgacGAAGtggctttttattttcatagatctaaaaaattttttaaattaatacattgaaataaagcatgtatattgaaaatgttgaaaaaatattgaaattacatataaatattcctAATTTGTAAACTTCCGGTAAAATTATGAATTCCGGTACGCTACAATCCCGTCCTATAGTCTCGTTTACAATGCGTAGCACTTGTATATGAAACATATAGATgactttcaatttattttcaattaaactaCGTGGTTGAAATACGTtcgatcttttataaaaacgaCAGATATTAACTAACATGCATGGGAATAGATTTTTCaacatatagaaaaaatatgagataaacatataagaaaaaatgatagacGTGACtgcagaaaaaatataaaattcacgGCGCTTGCAATCTTACCAGCTGTCAGCCATCGATTGTGAgaattttttcctattttgcAAGCAGCatttatcgtaattaaaaataattttcacttTCCGCACGAAATTACAGTATTGCTAACAAGTTTCGTGCAAATCTGATTGGGAATGGATAGTAACATTCGTTACAATATGGTACGTTATGAATGTTGCGGGACACCgtaaatatttcatcttttgAGGACACATCACTCACTCCTCGTGATGCTTTGTACTTCATTGTCGTTTGACGAACATCTTTACGTTTTTGCCtaatgcataaaaaaaaaaaaaagaaaaatctaaaaatatcaTCACAGAATTTAAGTACACGCGTTGACTAAGTAAAAAATGCACACATTCCTCTTCGTTGATCATCACTTGTTTTACTatagtaaaatgaaaatttctatgcCTACACTGCCATAAAGTTCGTTTCTATAAACGGGTAAAAGATTATGATCGTATTTCTATgaatcatattaaaaaataaagagaacaaataGAACATAAAGGTGCGTtggaataattttacaattgaCGTCTTTTATTTGGCGTTCTCTTTTGCGATACttttatgagaaagaaagaaaaaagaaagtaatatttcattgCTTTGTATATAGACATTAAGCTTCGATTTTTTGTGGAATGTTATGACACCATATTTTAGC
Coding sequences within:
- the LOC122629694 gene encoding putative oxidoreductase GLYR1 homolog isoform X1, translated to MEEGMIWITSSCTNDALLISQSLAVRERRVSDYTLIMSEMYKLGDLVWAKMKGFSPWPGRVSIPSKDLKKPGNTKKGPVQCIFFFGTNNYAWIEESNIKPYQQYKDTLVKSSKSIAFKDAVEAIEEFIAKGEVFEDGLDPDSLFDRLKEDTLSAEKKIVTKIPKPRKETPKAKRLDSGASDTRRPAKKQRRESSTSNSNRVGSISPALNHSTPTRKSGSTLLNRPANITRPVTPPLDVETLSQTLKEKNILPSNLKFGFLGLGIMGSGIVKNLINSGHSVIVWNRTQEKCADFVKAGAEQGLTPSDVVLAADITFSCVADPQAAKDMVFGNCGVLMEISSDKGYVEMTGIDAETSQDIAEAINAKGGRYLEAQVQGSKTQAQEGTLVILAAGDRTLFDDCQSCFEAMGKNSFYLGEVGNASKMNLVLQLMAGVTLAGLAESMALADRAGLQQKDVLEVLELTSLACPAILDKGKAIIEGGFPTQLPLQHMQKDLRLSLGMSDQLEQPLPLAAAANEVYKHAKRLGYGEHDASAVYIRARF